The following are from one region of the Chloroflexota bacterium genome:
- the dgoD gene encoding galactonate dehydratase, translated as MKITKVSTIVVNANMRNWIFVKVETDQAGLLGWGEATLEWKTQSVVGAVEDVSRFIIGEDPRRIEHLYNIMYRQYFWKVGIEGMSAISGIEQALWDIKGKWLNVPAYELLGGRVRDRVRVYNHLGGGAMTSMYESSEPQQFAERALQVKAMGYDAIKFMAVPRTGWVEGTRAVRHAESLVRAVREAVGPDMDLMVDLHARCPSPAMAVQYCHAFEPYGLLFFEEPCPTEDVEATAEVTRKSRIPIATGERLVGRHQFREIFERRACHIIQPDLSHCGGLWEARKIAAMAESHSIGVAPHNPNGPLALAVAVHFAFSTPNWMIQEAITSDVPWRNEVLDAPIDVQNGYIMPPTRPGLGVEINEKEAAKHPFKIEAEQRFFYDDGSVADW; from the coding sequence ATGAAAATCACCAAAGTATCCACCATCGTCGTCAACGCCAACATGCGCAACTGGATCTTCGTCAAGGTCGAGACCGACCAGGCCGGACTGCTCGGCTGGGGCGAGGCGACCCTCGAATGGAAGACGCAGAGCGTCGTCGGCGCGGTCGAGGACGTCAGCCGCTTCATCATCGGCGAAGACCCGCGCCGCATCGAGCACCTCTACAACATCATGTACCGCCAGTATTTCTGGAAGGTCGGCATCGAGGGCATGAGCGCGATCAGCGGCATCGAGCAGGCGCTGTGGGACATCAAGGGCAAATGGCTGAACGTGCCGGCCTACGAACTGCTCGGCGGGCGCGTGCGCGACCGCGTGCGCGTGTATAACCACCTCGGCGGCGGCGCGATGACGAGCATGTACGAAAGCAGCGAGCCGCAGCAGTTCGCCGAGCGCGCTCTGCAGGTCAAGGCGATGGGCTACGACGCGATCAAGTTCATGGCCGTGCCGCGCACCGGCTGGGTCGAGGGCACGCGCGCGGTGCGCCACGCCGAGAGCCTGGTGCGCGCCGTGCGCGAGGCGGTCGGCCCCGACATGGACCTGATGGTCGACCTGCACGCGCGCTGCCCGTCGCCGGCGATGGCCGTGCAGTACTGCCACGCCTTCGAGCCGTACGGCCTGCTGTTCTTCGAGGAGCCGTGCCCGACGGAAGACGTCGAGGCGACCGCCGAGGTGACGCGCAAGTCGCGCATCCCGATCGCGACCGGCGAGCGGCTCGTCGGGCGGCACCAGTTCCGCGAGATCTTCGAGCGCCGCGCCTGCCACATCATCCAGCCCGACCTGTCGCACTGCGGCGGATTGTGGGAAGCGCGCAAGATCGCCGCGATGGCCGAATCGCACTCGATCGGCGTCGCGCCGCACAACCCGAACGGCCCGCTGGCGCTGGCCGTGGCGGTGCATTTCGCGTTCTCCACGCCGAACTGGATGATCCAGGAAGCGATCACCAGCGACGTGCCGTGGCGCAACGAGGTGCTCGACGCGCCGATCGACGTACAGAACGGCTACATCATGCCACCCACGCGCCCGGGCCTCGGCGTCGAGATCAACGAAAAGGAAGCGGCCAAGCATCCGTTCAAGATTGAAGCCGAGCAGCGCTTCTTCTACGACGACGGTTCGGTGGCGGACTGGTAG
- a CDS encoding alcohol dehydrogenase catalytic domain-containing protein, with the protein MAMREQAVPAPAAGEVLVKVTYAGICGSELGGYLGHNALRVPPLVMGHEFAGEIAALGDGATARNPALFTGQAVTVNPLSYCGQCDYCKQGLNHLCARRKLLGAHRPGAYAEYVTTPAENVVPLPAGVTARTGALTEPVAVAVRMAELAGPVAGETVLIVGAGPIGLLALQALRARGAGRIFISDLEPQRLAMAEELGGEPLNARDSDVVKTVRGATGNRGPAVSVDAVGAGVTRQQAVTAARAGGTVILTGLHEEQSALNFGDVIRREVVLRGSFAYSPANFAEGLDWLARGAIRLDPWIVEAPLADGGRWFDRLIDEPGGVAKVLLIP; encoded by the coding sequence ATGGCGATGCGCGAGCAGGCCGTGCCTGCGCCCGCCGCGGGAGAAGTCCTCGTCAAAGTCACATACGCCGGCATCTGCGGGTCGGAACTGGGCGGCTATCTGGGGCATAACGCCTTGCGCGTGCCGCCGCTCGTCATGGGCCACGAGTTTGCCGGCGAGATCGCCGCGCTCGGCGACGGCGCGACGGCGCGCAACCCGGCACTCTTCACCGGACAGGCCGTGACCGTCAATCCACTGTCGTACTGCGGCCAGTGCGACTACTGCAAGCAGGGCCTGAACCACCTGTGCGCGCGGCGCAAGCTGCTCGGCGCGCACCGCCCCGGCGCGTATGCCGAGTACGTCACCACGCCGGCCGAGAACGTCGTGCCGCTGCCGGCCGGCGTGACGGCACGCACTGGCGCGCTGACGGAGCCGGTCGCCGTTGCCGTGCGCATGGCTGAGCTGGCCGGTCCCGTCGCCGGCGAAACCGTGCTGATCGTCGGCGCGGGGCCAATCGGCCTGCTGGCCTTGCAAGCCCTGCGCGCGCGTGGCGCGGGGCGCATCTTCATCAGCGATCTCGAGCCGCAGCGCCTGGCCATGGCCGAGGAACTGGGCGGCGAACCGCTCAACGCGCGCGACAGCGACGTGGTCAAGACCGTGCGCGGCGCGACCGGCAACCGCGGGCCGGCCGTGTCGGTAGACGCCGTCGGCGCCGGCGTAACGCGCCAGCAAGCAGTGACCGCCGCGCGCGCAGGCGGCACGGTCATTCTCACCGGCCTGCACGAGGAGCAGAGCGCGCTGAACTTCGGCGACGTGATCCGCCGCGAGGTCGTCCTACGCGGCTCGTTCGCCTACTCGCCGGCCAACTTCGCCGAGGGGCTGGACTGGCTGGCGCGCGGCGCGATCCGGCTCGACCCGTGGATCGTCGAAGCGCCGCTGGCCGACGGCGGCCGCTGGTTCGATCGGCTGATCGACGAGCCGGGCGGCGTCGCCAAGGTGTTGTTGATTCCGTAA
- a CDS encoding succinylglutamate desuccinylase/aspartoacylase family protein, with amino-acid sequence MTQIIYDPGTIDFDKPGKQFYEVAFHLDGTWGYAMVPLCVVNGTAGPRAQSMACFGGTHGNEYEGQVSVWRLMHDLDPAQISGQIILMPRHNQPACVAGMRPSPIDGVNMNRAFPGNPKGSITYRIAHFVTTHVLPRVNVVIDVHAAGTGNRFALCTSFHMVSDPKQLAEMSTVASLFDTPFVFIYSSEMASGLLTDQAEAMGKVTIGGEFGHSAAVSLDGVRHAYEGIKNVMRHYGMLGGAIERIAPNRPNPPRLVSAIHLDEYVPAPISGYFEPVLDVGAPVKQGDLVGRLYDFEMVDSPPIAVTAPRDGYVMLQPFQAPVLKGNTMLVIGQEHKM; translated from the coding sequence ATGACACAAATCATTTACGACCCAGGCACGATCGACTTCGACAAGCCGGGCAAGCAGTTCTACGAGGTGGCGTTCCACCTCGACGGCACCTGGGGCTACGCGATGGTGCCGCTGTGCGTCGTCAACGGCACGGCCGGGCCGCGCGCGCAGAGCATGGCCTGTTTCGGCGGCACGCACGGCAACGAGTACGAGGGACAAGTCTCGGTCTGGCGGTTGATGCACGACCTCGACCCGGCGCAGATCAGCGGGCAGATCATCCTGATGCCGCGCCACAACCAGCCTGCGTGCGTCGCCGGCATGCGCCCGTCGCCGATTGACGGCGTGAACATGAACCGCGCGTTCCCCGGCAACCCGAAGGGCAGCATCACCTACCGCATCGCCCACTTCGTGACGACCCACGTCCTGCCGCGCGTCAACGTCGTGATCGACGTACACGCGGCGGGCACCGGCAACCGCTTCGCGCTCTGCACTTCGTTCCACATGGTCAGCGATCCGAAGCAGCTTGCCGAGATGTCCACCGTCGCCAGCCTATTCGACACACCGTTCGTGTTCATCTACTCCAGCGAGATGGCGAGCGGCTTGCTCACCGACCAGGCCGAGGCGATGGGCAAGGTCACCATCGGCGGCGAGTTCGGCCACTCCGCCGCGGTCTCGCTCGACGGCGTGCGCCACGCCTACGAGGGCATCAAGAACGTGATGCGTCACTACGGCATGCTCGGCGGCGCGATCGAGCGCATCGCCCCCAACCGGCCGAACCCGCCGCGGCTCGTTTCGGCGATCCATCTCGACGAGTACGTGCCCGCGCCGATCAGCGGCTACTTCGAGCCGGTGCTCGATGTCGGCGCGCCGGTCAAGCAGGGCGACCTCGTCGGGCGGCTATACGACTTCGAAATGGTGGACAGCCCGCCCATTGCGGTCACCGCGCCACGCGATGGTTACGTCATGCTGCAGCCGTTCCAGGCGCCGGTGCTGAAGGGCAACACGATGCTCGTCATCGGGCAGGAACACAAAATGTAG